The following is a genomic window from Gemmatimonadaceae bacterium.
AAGCTCCTTCGAGCCCCCGATCTGATCCTCTGCTTTCCGGAGCTCGGCCACGCCTTGCTCAAATTTGCCCTGGTCGTACATGATCTGAGCGAGAACCAGCCGGCCCTCCATCGCCGCCGTCGTGCCATCGTACCGGCTCACCATCTTCCTCAGATCGGACTCCGCCAGCGGCAGATTCCCGACGACTACCGACCGCTGGGCGGCGAAATATGCCTTTTCGGCACGTTCGGATTTCAACTCCTGCGACCTGTTGTAGAACCATCCGCCGGCGGCGAGGGCAACGACCGCCAAGCCGCCCCAGGCCACCTGCCTGCTGTGAAGCTGGAACCAGTCCATAAAGGATTCGGAACGCTCTGAGGTCGAGAAAGACGATGTCATGTCGTGGATGAGGTGAAGGTTGTGATGCCCCCGGGGTGACTCGAACACCCGGCCAACGGTTTAGGAAACCGCTGCTCTATCCACCTGAGCTACGGGGGCAACGTTGATTTATAACGACTTAGCTAACTCACCTGCTCTGCTTCTACCTCTTTCTTTGCCGTTACTTTGCCGTTGAAGCGTCGAGCGACGGCGCGTGAGAGGTCGCTTGAGTCGATGATATTGTATCTGTCGAACATATCGCGGGTCTTCCAGCCGCACAACTTAATGATCTCCCCTTCGCTCACGCCCAACTCGCGGATGAACCGGCGCGACACAATCGAGCGTGCAAGGCCAAAGGCTTGGTGCGGAGCCGGACAGCTGCAAGGAGCGACTCGATGATGTTGATCGTTCGTAAGTGCTTCCAGTGCTCTTTCGGAAAGCCGAAGCTGCGACCGACGGGTGACTTACCCCTGCGCAAGGATCGCTGTCAACGCGTCGGCGACAGCCTTGCTCTCTGCATCACCGGTAACGATGTCAATCGCGTCGGCGCTGAGGACGCCGAGCTTGAGGTCCACCGCGCGGGCGATCTGTTCCTGCGCGAAGATCTTGCGGCTCATGATGGCCTGATTCGCACCAAGCGACTTGAGCATCGCGAGCCCGACGGCGTCGACCGCGACGCGATCGTCGCCTGCGATCATCACGTTGCCCGCCTTCAGTTCACCGCGCGAAGGTCCGCCGTCGGTGAACGCCGCTACGCCATCGAGCACGATGAGATCTGGTTTGTAGCCAGTGTTGAGCTCCGCGATCATCCGGCGCATGTCGGGCGAGGCGTGCATGACCCTTCGAATCGACTTTGGCGTCAGTCCCACCGAGAGCTTGAGCGACATGGTGAACACGCCGCCGAATCCGTGCGTCTTCAGGCAGCACGTCGACACATTGTACTCGGCGTCCACCACCAGGCGGGGCAGCGTAAACCCCTTGGGCCAGTGCGTGCCGGCAGCCGGGAACGTCACCCAGTCCTTCTCGGTGATCTGTTCGAAGTCCACCACGTCGAAACGGAAGTCCCTGGCCAGGTCGAACGTTCCCTTCTTTTCCATCACGCTGCGGGTCTGCGGCGGCCCGCTCGACTCGCCCAACGTGACGCGGCGCGCATTCAACCCATGCAACTCAGTGACGAGCTGAGAGAGTGTATCGTTGTGGGTCGACCCCGGCGCATCGTCCGCCGAGTTGAAGTTCGGCTTGATGACGACCTGTTTGCCCTTGACGGCGGTGAGATCCAGCAGCTTGAGCGCAGCGGCGACGCCGCGCTTTCGATCACCGGTCCTGACCAAGGCGACCCGGGTCCGGCGTGGCCCCACCACTTGCGCCAGCCCCGACATGCCAAGTGCCGGCATCAGTGCCATGCCTGCAGTCACCACGCGGATGAAGTCGCGACGATCGAGGTCACGAGCGGGCCGAACCATGTGTCCTCCCAGGTGAAGGCAGCAGGCCTGCCGCATGACAGGAACCGCTCGACGATCTCGGGGGCGTAGGGCTATCAAGCCAATTTAACAGAGCGCCACAACTTCCACTACTACTTACGCATGGCGAACGGAAACTCGAGCACTTCCCCAACCAGATCGAGGTCGGTCACTTCCGTCACAACCGCGCCGTCCGGCCCCTTCCGCAGGACCCGCCGAAGCTCGTCAAGTTTCTCTTCGCTCCCCGAGGCGGCTATCTCGACAGTGCCGTCGCTCATGTTCCTGACCCAGCCCGCAAGCTGCAGCCGGCGGCCGGCCATACGGACGAACCACCTGAACCCAACCCCCTGAACTTTCCCGGACACCTGCAAATGCACGTCGGCCATGCGGGTCAGCGGCGCATTCTCAGCAGCGTCGCCAAGCCCTGCCAGTCGTACGACTGCCACTCCGATACCGCCCAGCCCTCGGCGTCTTCCTCGGGATGCTCTGACCCGTATTCCGGCTCATTGACGACCCGATAGTCCGGCTCCGCCTCGCGAACCACGGAGTTCGCGATGGCGCCGGTGTCCAGTCCGAAGTCGTCAATTGATGGCAGCTCGTCGAGGAACTGCTCGATCGGCGGAAGATCATCGTCAGCCAGGGCGGCGCCGTACTCGCGCGACGCAGTCCCCAGCCCGGAAAATGGCGGGAACCGCGGGACTGTCGGCGGACTGTGAATTCCCGCTTCGCTCACTTGCCTCAGGCCTCCCAGCTATGCTTGCCCAGAAGCGGCACAAATCGTACTGGCGCAATATCCTGCCGCTCCAGCTCACCATCTCTCCGGGTGAAGAGATGCAGAATCTGCTCGTCCCTGTCGCCGAGTGGAATCAGCAGCCGCCCGTTCTCCGCCAGCTGTTCGATGTACGCGGCCGGCACGTCAGGTGCCGCCGCCCCAACGAGAATCGCGTCGAACGGCGCGAACTGGCGCCATCCGAGCGTCCCATCACCCAGCATGAAGGAAATGTTGTTCGCTCCCATCTGCTTTAGGACTTCCCTGGCCTTCTCGAGCAACGGCGCGATCCGCTCGATGCTGAACACCTGGGAGGCAAGCCTCGACAGGAGGGCAGTCTGGTAGCCCGATCCGGTTCCGATCTCGAGGACTTTCTCGTTTCCCGTCAGCTTGAGGAGCTCGAGGTAGCGGGCGTGGATGGACGGCTGGGAGATTGTCTGCTGGTTGCCGATCGGCAGCGCGGAATCCTCGTAGGCACGGTGCCTTACGCCAGTCGGAACGAAAAGGTGGCGAGGCGTCGCATCGATCGCGTGAAGGACGCAGAGATCGCGGATCCCCTGCTCCTGCAGCGTCTCGACCAGGCGCCTGCGCGCGCCCCGGTACTCCTGCGGATCTACTGGTCCCGCCACCATTTCTCCGGCGCATCGAGAATCGCGTGATGAGTCACGTCGAGTTGGAGCGGCGTCACCGAGATGAAGCCTTCGTCTACTGCACGGAAGTCCGAATTCGTCGGGCCTGACCACGCGATGGAGCCACCGCCGATCCAGTAGATCGGCCGCCCCCACGGGTCCTGCATGCGCTTGATCGAGTCGGAATACACGCGCTTTCCGAGCCGCGTCAGCCGCACGCCTCGAATCTCCGGACCGCGGATCGGCGGAAGGTTCACGTTGAGCAGCGTGTTCGGTGGAAATGCCGGCAGCGAAGTGAGATGGCGGAGCAGCGCGGTCAACGACTCGATCTGATCGTCGAGCATTGATTCATCGGCTCTCAGATCGCCGCCGGCGAATGAAACCGCTATCGAAGGTATGCCGATCGAGATTCCTTCCATGGCTGCGGCGACGGTTCCCGAATACAGTACGTCGTCGCCCATGTTCTGACCATGATTGATCCCGCTCAGCACGAAGTCCGGACGTTCGGGCATCAGCGCTTCGACGGCGAGCATCACGCAATCGGTCGGCGTGCCGTCCACCTGCCATCGGCGCTCACCGCGTTGTATCGGGCGAACGGGATGGTGAAGTGTGAGCGAGTGGCTGGTCGCGCTCTGCTCGCGGTCTGGCGCCACCACAGTCACTTCGCCGAGCGGCTCGGCCGCCGCAATCATGCACTGGAGGCCGTGCGCGAGGATGCCGTCGTCATTGGTGCAAAGCAGCCGCATCAGTTTTCTCCGGAGTCGCACGATGTTGGCCGGGGAACGTGCTTGTGAAAAATTCCCGACCGATGACCCCACAGCACGCCGATCACTCGCATCGTGTCCGCGATTGCCTTGAAATAGCTCTGCGG
Proteins encoded in this region:
- a CDS encoding tetratricopeptide repeat protein codes for the protein MDWFQLHSRQVAWGGLAVVALAAGGWFYNRSQELKSERAEKAYFAAQRSVVVGNLPLAESDLRKMVSRYDGTTAAMEGRLVLAQIMYDQGKFEQGVAELRKAEDQIGGSKELGSSVHIVLAGGLEQLNKYGEAGEQYEKAAKVARFDSDRQRYESLAARAYLTGGNKAKAKEIWTVLGADSKGTVAGEARVRLGELTAAVEPKS
- a CDS encoding DUF362 domain-containing protein, producing the protein MVRPARDLDRRDFIRVVTAGMALMPALGMSGLAQVVGPRRTRVALVRTGDRKRGVAAALKLLDLTAVKGKQVVIKPNFNSADDAPGSTHNDTLSQLVTELHGLNARRVTLGESSGPPQTRSVMEKKGTFDLARDFRFDVVDFEQITEKDWVTFPAAGTHWPKGFTLPRLVVDAEYNVSTCCLKTHGFGGVFTMSLKLSVGLTPKSIRRVMHASPDMRRMIAELNTGYKPDLIVLDGVAAFTDGGPSRGELKAGNVMIAGDDRVAVDAVGLAMLKSLGANQAIMSRKIFAQEQIARAVDLKLGVLSADAIDIVTGDAESKAVADALTAILAQG
- a CDS encoding acylphosphatase — translated: MADVHLQVSGKVQGVGFRWFVRMAGRRLQLAGWVRNMSDGTVEIAASGSEEKLDELRRVLRKGPDGAVVTEVTDLDLVGEVLEFPFAMRK
- a CDS encoding protein-L-isoaspartate(D-aspartate) O-methyltransferase, encoding MVAGPVDPQEYRGARRRLVETLQEQGIRDLCVLHAIDATPRHLFVPTGVRHRAYEDSALPIGNQQTISQPSIHARYLELLKLTGNEKVLEIGTGSGYQTALLSRLASQVFSIERIAPLLEKAREVLKQMGANNISFMLGDGTLGWRQFAPFDAILVGAAAPDVPAAYIEQLAENGRLLIPLGDRDEQILHLFTRRDGELERQDIAPVRFVPLLGKHSWEA
- the surE gene encoding 5'/3'-nucleotidase SurE — its product is MRLLCTNDDGILAHGLQCMIAAAEPLGEVTVVAPDREQSATSHSLTLHHPVRPIQRGERRWQVDGTPTDCVMLAVEALMPERPDFVLSGINHGQNMGDDVLYSGTVAAAMEGISIGIPSIAVSFAGGDLRADESMLDDQIESLTALLRHLTSLPAFPPNTLLNVNLPPIRGPEIRGVRLTRLGKRVYSDSIKRMQDPWGRPIYWIGGGSIAWSGPTNSDFRAVDEGFISVTPLQLDVTHHAILDAPEKWWRDQ